A region from the Metopolophium dirhodum isolate CAU chromosome 9, ASM1992520v1, whole genome shotgun sequence genome encodes:
- the LOC132952105 gene encoding mediator of RNA polymerase II transcription subunit 31, with amino-acid sequence MANKGGPETEEQTRLRFQVELEFVQCLANPNYLNFLAQRGYFKDQSFINYLKYLLYWKEPDYAKFIKYPMCLYFLDLLQHEPFRKEIATAICSKFIDDQLLLIWQHYTRRRTKLIHTAYEHNMNMMNKSGASNIGQAQTNGTNGIMPASMPIPKVMPP; translated from the exons ATGGCTAACAAAG GTGGTCCTGAAACTGAAGAACAAACCAGATTAAGGTTTCAAGTAGAACTCGAATTTGTACAATGCTTAGCTaatccaaattatttaaact TTTTAGCTCAACGTGGTTACTTTAAGGATCAgtcttttattaattatttaaaatatttactttattggAAAGAACCAGATTATGCAAAGTTTATTAA gtatcctatgtgtttatattttttagatcttTTACAGCATGAACCATTTAGAAAAGAAATAGCTACCGCTATTTGTTCGAAATTTATTGATGATCAGTTGTTATTGATTTGGCAACATTACACTAGACGGAGAACCAAATTGATTCATACTGCATATGAGCACAATATGAATATGATGAATAAATCTGGTGCATCGAACATTGGACAAGCACAAACTAATGGCACAAACGGAATCATGCCAGCTTCTATGCCCATTCCCAAAGTCATGCCTccttaa
- the LOC132952103 gene encoding 3-oxoacyl-[acyl-carrier-protein] synthase, mitochondrial — MKKRVVITGMGAICPAGANKYTSWKNVLSGKSFVRKLDNNLYKNIPSKIAATLDGLENLPESVPKSKVRTMAPSTRLALIAAQEAVDDSKLFLSTVDKENIGVSVGVGMVDLEDVCQTAKALEISYSKVSPYFVPRILLNMAAGQISMTYGIQGPNHAVSTACATGAHAIGDGFRFIQYGQAKAMICGAAESCISPLSIASFCRIRALSTQNDKPELASRPFDVNRDGFVIGEGSGMLILEELEHALNRNAHIYGEVLGYGLSGDASHLTAPPENGQGALLAMTRAILDANLDKTQISYVNAHATSTPVGDAIELTAIKRLFNEHCINVHVSSTKGSHGHLLGSAGNLESIFTILSCYEGVIPPTANLNNICKEAENLICVSKSPMQWKQEKRIAIKNAFGFGGTNACLCFSNFIS, encoded by the coding sequence CAATAACCTTTACAAAAACATTCCTTCCAAAATCGCAGCGACTCTGGACGGACTGGAGAATTTACCAGAATCAGTGCCCAAGAGCAAAGTACGTACAATGGCTCCTTCGACTCGTCTAGCTCTAATTGCTGCACAAGAAGCAGTTGATGATTCTAAACTATTTTTGTCTACAGTCGATAAAGAAAATATCGGTGTCAGTGTAGGCGTAGGAATGGTGGACTTAGAGGATGTGTGTCAAACAGCAAAGGCTTTAGAAATTAGTTACAGTAAAGTCAGCCCATACTTTGTGCCACGCATTCTACTCAATATGGCTGCTGGCCAAATAAGCATGACTTACGGTATACAAGGACCCAATCATGCTGTGTCTACTGCTTGTGCAACCGGAGCCCATGCAATTGGTGATGGTTTTCGTTTTATTCAGTATGGACAAGCAAAAGCAATGATTTGTGGTGCTGCTGAGTCATGTATAAGCCCATTGTCAATAGCTTCTTTTTGTAGAATACGGGCACTATCTACTCAAAACGATAAACCAGAATTGGCATCAAGACCGTTTGATGTAAATCGAGATGGTTTTGTTATCGGTGAAGGGTCTGGTATGCTTATACTAGAAGAATTGGAACATGCTCTTAATAGAAACGCTCATATTTATGGAGAAGTTCTGGGTTATGGTCTATCTGGTGATGCTTCACACTTAACAGCACCACCAGAAAATGGCCAAGGAGCTTTACTAGCCATGACTAGAGCCATTTTAGATGCTAATTTAGATAAGACACAAATTTCATACGTAAATGCACATGCCACTTCAACCCCGGTAGGAGATGCCATCGAATTAACAGCAATTAAAAGACTTTTTAATGAGCACTGCATTAATGTACATGTTTCATCCACAAAAGGTAGTCATGGTCATTTACTAGGATCTGCGGGTAATTTAGAGAGTATTTTTACAATTCTTTCTTGTTATGAAGGTGTCATTCCACCTACAGCAAATCTAAACAACATTTGCAAAGAAgctgaaaatttaatttgtgtttCTAAGAGTCCAATGCAATGGAAACAAGAAAAAAGAATAGcaataaaaaatgcatttggTTTTGGAGGTACAAATGCCTGTctttgtttttctaattttatttcatga
- the LOC132952104 gene encoding target of rapamycin complex subunit lst8 codes for MVDNTLTEKVLLATGGYDHTIKLWHANTGVCNRSLTHLDSQVNALEITPDRQLLAAAGFQHIRMYDLNSSNPNPILNYEGISKNITGVGFHEDGKWMFTCGEDCSARVWDLRSRNLQCQRIFQTTAPITSICLHPNQGELILGDQSGLLHLWDLKTDHNEQLIPEVDASIQCVAIDSSANYVASVNNKGNCYLWSYNGNGTRLSPEHKMNAHRKYALHCKFSPDSTLLVTTSADRSAFIWKTSDFSLKQELKDERQRWVWDTAFSNDSEHLLTASSDGMARLWNVESGNIEREYEGHQKSLTALAFCDPYS; via the exons atggTAGACAACACATTAACTGAAAAGGTACTGTTGGCTACTGGAGGATATGATCACACGATTAAGTTATGGCATGCAAATACGGGAGTTTGCAATAGAAGCTTAACACATTTAGATTCT CAAGTAAATGCATTAGAAATCACACCCGACAGACAACTTTTAGCTGCtgcag gGTTTCAACATATTCGTATGTATGACTTAAATTCAAGCAATCCAAATCCAATCTTAAACTATGAAGGGATATCAAAAAACATTACTGGTGTTGGATTCCACGAAGATGGTAAATGGATGTTTACATGTGGTGAAGATTGTAGTGCTCGTGTGTGGGATTTAAG GTCTAGAAATTTGCAATGTCAGCGTATATTTCAAACAACTGCACCTATTACTAGTATATGTCTTCATCCTAATCAAGGCGAGTTAATATTAGGTGATCAGTCTGGCTTGCTTCATTTATGGGATTTGAAAACTGATCACAATGAACAACTT ATACCTGAAGTTGATGCTTCTATACAATGTGTGGCTATTGATTCTAGTGCAAATTATGTTGCTTCTGTAAATAATAAAGGAAACTGTTACCTATGGAGTTATAACGGCAATGGTACTAGACTAAGTCCAGAGCACAAAATGAATGCCCACAGGAAGTATGCTCTTCATTGTAAATTCAGTCCTGATTCAAc attgTTGGTAACAACTTCGGCTGATCGATCAGCTTTTATCTGGAAAACTAGTGATTTTTCTTTGAAACAAGAACTAAAGGATGAGCGGCAGAGATGGGTGTGGGATACCGCATTTAGTAATGATTCAGAACATTTATTAACAG CTTCATCAGACGGCATGGCGAGATTATGGAACGTAGAAAGTGGCAATATAGAACGTGAATATGAAGGACATCAAAAATCACTTACAGCATTAGCATTTTGTGATCCATATAGTTAG